A single genomic interval of Terriglobales bacterium harbors:
- a CDS encoding ZIP family metal transporter has protein sequence MHPIVLSLLLGLTAAGANVFGGAVIVQKHWERRYLRYFVALGSGFMLATALMEMVPTSFELRGEKAALLVLLGYLIVHFFEHTVSPHFHFGEETHEHEFRHAHKSYSVLIGLMIHTFFDGIAIASGFLVSSWLGWVIFLAVFLHKVPEGFTVASVMLASGKSKGFAWGSSVALGVATLAGVATMSITQQAVSVGLPLAAGVTLYVAASDLIPEVNREPGIKMALVVFLGVATLFVLDFVFHIHH, from the coding sequence ATGCACCCGATCGTACTGAGTCTGCTGCTTGGTCTTACCGCTGCTGGAGCGAACGTTTTCGGCGGCGCGGTAATCGTGCAGAAACACTGGGAACGTCGCTACCTGCGATATTTCGTAGCGCTCGGCTCAGGGTTCATGCTGGCGACCGCGCTCATGGAAATGGTGCCAACCAGCTTCGAGTTGCGCGGCGAGAAGGCTGCATTGCTCGTCCTATTGGGATACCTGATCGTTCATTTTTTCGAGCATACGGTCAGTCCGCATTTTCACTTTGGCGAAGAAACGCATGAGCACGAGTTCCGCCACGCCCACAAGAGTTACTCGGTTCTGATTGGGTTGATGATTCACACGTTCTTCGACGGGATTGCCATCGCGTCCGGGTTCCTGGTTTCCAGTTGGCTGGGATGGGTGATCTTCCTTGCGGTTTTCTTACACAAGGTGCCGGAGGGATTTACGGTCGCGTCGGTCATGCTCGCGTCGGGGAAAAGCAAGGGCTTCGCATGGGGTTCGTCAGTGGCGCTGGGAGTTGCCACCTTGGCCGGTGTTGCCACTATGTCCATCACACAGCAGGCCGTCAGCGTGGGACTGCCCCTGGCAGCCGGTGTGACGCTTTATGTCGCTGCTTCGGACCTCATCCCCGAAGTAAACCGTGAGCCGGGAATCAAGATGGCCCTCGTCGTCTTTCTCGGAGTGGCTACGCTTTTCGTCCTCGATTTCGTTTTCCACATCCACCACTAA
- a CDS encoding isoprenyl transferase, with amino-acid sequence MHPAIPAGLDRNEAKIYASLDPERLPQHIAIIMDGNGRWAKRRHMPRVAGHKAGVTAVRSTVETAARINIPALTLYAFSAENWQRRPATETGFLMRLLRHFLKQEVPTMNRNNIRVEYIGRQHELPTEVQERMQWAREETAKNTGMVMTLALNYGARLELVDAFQSIVKSAASNGGLNHLTIDEETISRHLYTRNLPDPDLVIRTSGEMRISNFLLWQIAYSEIYVTDVLWPDFRGVNLLDAIADFQKRERRFGGVVAMHASR; translated from the coding sequence TTGCACCCTGCTATCCCGGCCGGACTGGACCGGAACGAAGCGAAAATCTACGCCAGTCTCGACCCCGAAAGGCTGCCCCAGCACATTGCCATCATAATGGATGGCAATGGCCGTTGGGCGAAGCGTCGGCACATGCCACGTGTAGCCGGGCATAAAGCAGGCGTTACGGCCGTGCGGTCCACGGTCGAAACCGCGGCGCGCATCAATATCCCAGCACTCACCCTGTACGCCTTCTCCGCCGAGAATTGGCAGCGGCGACCCGCAACCGAAACCGGTTTCCTCATGCGGCTGCTTCGCCACTTCCTCAAGCAGGAAGTTCCCACCATGAACCGGAACAACATTCGCGTTGAGTACATCGGACGCCAGCATGAACTTCCGACGGAAGTCCAGGAGCGCATGCAGTGGGCACGTGAGGAAACAGCGAAAAACACGGGTATGGTGATGACTCTGGCGCTGAATTACGGCGCGCGACTCGAACTGGTAGACGCCTTCCAGTCGATCGTAAAGAGCGCCGCCAGTAACGGCGGACTGAATCACCTGACCATCGACGAGGAAACCATTTCGCGGCATCTGTACACGCGCAACCTCCCCGATCCGGACTTGGTGATCCGTACCAGCGGCGAAATGCGAATCAGCAACTTCCTGCTCTGGCAGATTGCTTATTCTGAGATTTACGTGACGGACGTTCTCTGGCCGGACTTTCGCGGTGTGAACCTTCTCGACGCCATTGCCGATTTCCAGAAGCGTGAACGTCGATTCGGCGGCGTCGTCGCCATGCACGCCAGCAGGTAA
- a CDS encoding TonB-dependent receptor has translation MVFRRTFFGYAALASLLASVLVLTAVAQNVGTVIGTITDPTGAVVPGATVSITSSLSGYRQTVKTDNNGQYKFTNVPFAQYTIHVEIKGFHHADKRGELRTNVPVTENMTLELAEAQQEVTVTEQAPLLETTSAGTHHDIDQLEMEKLPLTQSSRGMAAIVQTLPGVVKDDNGRMHARGSESQVQYVVDGVPITENLAGVFSTALSAGNMRSAEVITGNVPAEYGDKVAAVVMFNTKSGLEMPWQGSIGFSGGSFDTAGTGVEFGGHVKKFGVYVNSDVSRSRRYLDPPEIANFHNTGGSAHLFSRFDYSPTDKDNLRLSLSTNGTDFRVPNRLEQQELGQNVRQELRDDSQSFGWDHVFNNTTLGNLVIFRRSSTSRLLDPLETGFPFHAEQNRRLRNEGFRANLSREFPHNSFKTGIEAHRLPITERFMIAATDPAILEDPSNPASHFSLSNPFSFRDTKTGKQFAWYVQDRFKWAGLTADMGIRYDHYDLLLTQDAWSPRIGLAYYVAKTGTVVRASYNRLFQTPPVENLLISSSQAGAVFSGDPNKIVTPVPPERQNFYEVGLQQQLGHYVRLDLAHYVKNIRNISDKDQFLDTGIIFPVAVYSGDVRGYEVRLDLAAVRGFTGFLSYANAKANNTTPLNGGLFLGTESDLLLVSGLQFPADHDQRNTGSFGVTYTAPRGWWSSFTGRYDSGVASEVDPQLWATLDPRLQENLDPVRGRVKPRATFDIATGYTLRSESRMPIDLQLSVTNLFDRFYLYNFESVFSGTHIGRPREVSGRIVFRFSSAKPEKDATTSSSGF, from the coding sequence ATGGTATTCCGTCGTACATTTTTTGGTTATGCAGCATTGGCAAGCTTGCTTGCTTCCGTTCTGGTTCTCACGGCAGTCGCGCAAAACGTAGGCACGGTGATCGGAACAATCACGGATCCCACCGGGGCCGTGGTCCCCGGAGCAACAGTCTCGATCACCAGTTCGCTTTCCGGATATCGGCAGACCGTCAAGACCGACAACAATGGTCAGTACAAGTTCACGAACGTGCCGTTTGCGCAGTACACCATCCACGTTGAGATCAAGGGTTTTCACCACGCCGACAAGCGCGGCGAACTGCGGACGAACGTCCCAGTAACCGAGAACATGACCCTTGAACTGGCGGAAGCCCAGCAGGAAGTTACCGTCACGGAGCAGGCGCCACTCCTGGAAACCACTTCGGCTGGCACTCACCACGACATCGATCAACTCGAGATGGAAAAGTTGCCACTCACCCAGTCCAGCCGGGGCATGGCTGCGATCGTACAGACGCTCCCCGGTGTGGTGAAGGACGACAACGGTCGTATGCATGCCCGCGGTTCTGAGAGCCAGGTGCAGTATGTCGTCGACGGAGTGCCAATTACCGAGAATCTTGCCGGAGTTTTTTCCACGGCGCTGAGCGCAGGCAACATGCGTTCTGCCGAAGTTATCACCGGGAATGTCCCTGCCGAATACGGCGACAAAGTCGCTGCAGTTGTGATGTTCAACACCAAGTCAGGGCTCGAAATGCCGTGGCAAGGCAGCATCGGTTTTTCAGGTGGATCCTTCGACACCGCCGGGACCGGTGTTGAATTTGGTGGACACGTGAAGAAGTTCGGAGTTTATGTGAACTCCGACGTGAGCCGTAGCCGCAGATATCTGGATCCTCCCGAGATCGCGAACTTCCACAATACCGGCGGCAGCGCGCACCTGTTCAGCCGTTTCGACTACTCCCCGACGGACAAAGACAACTTGCGGCTCAGCCTGTCGACCAACGGAACAGACTTCCGTGTCCCCAATCGCTTGGAGCAGCAGGAGCTTGGCCAGAATGTCAGGCAGGAGCTGCGAGACGACTCCCAGTCATTCGGATGGGACCATGTCTTTAACAACACGACCTTGGGCAATCTGGTGATCTTTCGACGGTCATCAACGTCGCGATTGCTTGATCCGCTTGAAACCGGTTTTCCGTTCCATGCCGAACAGAATCGCCGTCTTCGCAATGAAGGTTTCCGAGCCAACTTGAGCCGTGAGTTTCCCCACAACTCGTTTAAGACGGGAATTGAAGCGCATCGGCTACCCATTACGGAACGGTTCATGATTGCCGCTACCGATCCGGCGATTCTCGAAGACCCAAGTAATCCTGCGTCGCATTTCTCGCTCTCAAACCCGTTCTCATTCCGGGACACGAAGACGGGAAAGCAGTTCGCATGGTACGTGCAGGATCGCTTCAAATGGGCCGGCTTAACGGCCGATATGGGCATACGCTACGATCATTACGACCTTCTACTAACCCAGGATGCGTGGAGCCCACGCATCGGGCTGGCGTACTATGTGGCGAAGACTGGCACGGTAGTCCGTGCGTCTTATAACCGGCTATTTCAAACGCCGCCGGTCGAGAACCTGCTGATCTCGTCATCGCAGGCGGGCGCGGTGTTCTCGGGGGACCCGAACAAAATCGTGACCCCGGTTCCGCCTGAAAGGCAAAACTTCTACGAGGTAGGCCTGCAACAGCAACTGGGTCACTATGTCCGACTTGACCTTGCCCATTACGTTAAGAACATCCGGAACATCAGCGATAAGGACCAGTTCCTCGACACCGGCATCATCTTTCCGGTGGCCGTATATTCAGGCGATGTTCGAGGTTACGAGGTGCGCCTCGACCTGGCGGCGGTTCGTGGGTTCACTGGCTTCCTCAGCTATGCGAACGCGAAGGCAAACAATACGACTCCTCTAAACGGTGGCTTGTTCCTGGGTACGGAATCGGACCTGCTGCTGGTGTCCGGCCTGCAGTTCCCGGCAGATCACGATCAGCGAAACACCGGATCATTCGGCGTTACTTATACTGCGCCGCGTGGCTGGTGGAGTTCGTTCACCGGTCGCTATGACAGCGGAGTCGCCAGCGAAGTAGATCCCCAGCTTTGGGCGACACTCGATCCTCGGCTGCAGGAGAACCTCGATCCGGTACGCGGGCGCGTAAAGCCAAGGGCCACCTTCGACATCGCAACTGGCTACACGCTTCGTTCGGAATCGCGGATGCCGATTGATCTGCAATTGTCCGTTACAAACTTGTTCGACCGGTTCTACCTGTACAACTTTGAAAGCGTCTTTTCGGGAACGCACATTGGACGTCCCCGCGAGGTCTCTGGCCGCATCGTGTTCCGCTTCAGCAGCGCCAAGCCAGAAAAGGACGCCACCACGTCAAGCAGTGGGTTTTAG
- a CDS encoding helix-turn-helix transcriptional regulator, with product MSGTCRKCHTPLDEEPEPEPTPVVAPQPVANEHRGGHLQVAMSIRALRQRSGLSQRQLALRMRVPRTYVSKIENEKATPTLSSLERLATALEVTVPELLSGACSREREIRELMADEFIAEMVPYIAKLNGMQWSSLLTQMRDMVTRPVRTT from the coding sequence ATGAGCGGTACTTGCCGCAAATGCCACACCCCTTTGGATGAAGAACCTGAGCCAGAGCCGACGCCAGTAGTTGCGCCGCAGCCTGTCGCCAACGAACATCGCGGCGGACACCTGCAGGTTGCGATGTCAATTCGTGCGTTGCGCCAACGCTCCGGATTGAGCCAACGTCAGCTCGCACTTCGTATGCGCGTACCTCGCACATACGTCTCCAAGATTGAGAACGAAAAGGCTACACCAACGCTGTCTTCACTGGAAAGGCTGGCGACAGCGCTGGAAGTCACGGTGCCCGAACTGTTGAGCGGAGCATGCTCGCGTGAGCGGGAAATCCGTGAGTTGATGGCCGACGAGTTCATCGCCGAGATGGTGCCGTACATCGCCAAGCTGAACGGCATGCAGTGGTCGAGCCTGCTGACGCAGATGCGCGACATGGTCACGCGTCCCGTCCGCACCACCTAA
- a CDS encoding HD domain-containing protein: MINRESAWSLLTEYTPSESLRKHARAVEACMRAYARKYGEDEEKWGLTGLLHDFDYERWPSAEDHPFRGHEILTQLGYPEDIRRAILSHADYSGVSRDSLMEKTLYACDELAGLITAAALVKPNKSIAEVDAPSVRRKMKDKAFARSVNRQDIINGAADLGVDLNEHITFCIEAMKGIATDLGLAGAQAGSAS; this comes from the coding sequence GTGATCAATCGTGAATCTGCGTGGAGTTTACTAACTGAATACACCCCCTCGGAAAGTCTCCGAAAACATGCTAGGGCGGTCGAGGCTTGCATGCGGGCTTACGCCCGGAAGTATGGCGAAGACGAAGAGAAGTGGGGACTCACCGGATTGCTGCACGACTTTGATTACGAGCGCTGGCCTTCGGCGGAAGACCATCCGTTTCGGGGCCATGAGATCCTCACGCAGCTTGGCTATCCTGAAGACATTCGGCGCGCCATCCTCAGCCACGCCGACTATTCCGGGGTGTCGCGCGATTCCTTGATGGAAAAAACTCTCTACGCCTGCGACGAACTTGCCGGACTGATTACGGCCGCAGCGCTGGTGAAGCCGAACAAATCCATCGCCGAAGTCGATGCACCCTCTGTCCGGCGCAAGATGAAAGACAAGGCCTTCGCGCGCAGCGTCAACCGCCAGGACATCATCAATGGTGCTGCCGATCTCGGTGTGGACCTGAACGAACACATCACGTTCTGCATCGAGGCCATGAAGGGAATCGCCACGGATTTAGGGTTGGCAGGAGCTCAGGCCGGTTCGGCTTCGTGA
- the hutH gene encoding histidine ammonia-lyase — MKALHLTGNDLTLEDLKEVVYQKRPVLLAPDARIAVERARAVVDDILATNKVAYAITTGVGKLSDVRISPEQSRELQVNLLRSHAVGVGEPLSEAETRAMILLRANSLAKGNSGVRPIVIDTLCEMLNRGVHPVIPAQGSVGASGDLAPLSHLALVLIGEGEAWHSSGKKPRRAGDPPARRVTAATALKHAGIKALVLEAKEAISLINGTQAMLAVGCLALLATETMVNSADVIAALTLDALRGTDVAMDERIHRARPHAGQIHTAANIRKLLEGSAIRESHRGPDCKRVQDAYSLRCIPQVHGAVRDTLAHCRRTFEIEMNSAVDNPLVFPAPKQVGAKDQSITGDVISGGNFHGEPIAFALDFLAIALSALAGISERRVERLVNPSLNEGLPPFLAGEAGLNSGFMMIQVTAAALASENKVLAHPSSVDSITTSGNKEDYVSMGMAAAVKLKKVIENTRYVVAIEAMAAAQAIDFLLPLKPSKRGQAAYEAIRSVSPMVKHDRILSGDIAKVADVIASGRVAESLK, encoded by the coding sequence ATCGCCGTGGAACGCGCCCGCGCGGTGGTGGATGACATTCTCGCCACCAACAAGGTGGCCTACGCGATTACCACCGGGGTAGGCAAGCTGAGCGATGTTCGCATCTCTCCCGAGCAGAGCCGCGAATTGCAGGTGAACCTGCTGCGCTCGCATGCCGTGGGCGTTGGCGAACCGCTGAGCGAAGCCGAAACTCGCGCCATGATTCTTCTTCGCGCGAACTCGCTGGCGAAGGGCAACAGCGGCGTGCGGCCGATTGTTATCGACACACTCTGCGAGATGCTGAACCGCGGCGTGCATCCGGTGATACCGGCGCAAGGGTCGGTTGGAGCGAGCGGTGACCTGGCTCCCCTGTCTCATTTGGCTTTGGTCCTGATCGGAGAAGGTGAGGCGTGGCATTCCAGCGGCAAGAAACCACGGCGCGCGGGTGATCCACCGGCGCGTCGCGTAACCGCCGCCACGGCACTGAAGCATGCAGGCATTAAGGCACTGGTGCTGGAAGCAAAAGAGGCTATCTCGCTCATCAACGGCACACAGGCGATGCTGGCGGTCGGCTGCCTCGCGCTGCTGGCGACCGAGACGATGGTAAATTCCGCCGACGTAATCGCCGCGCTCACGCTCGATGCACTGCGTGGCACCGATGTCGCCATGGACGAGCGGATCCACCGCGCGCGTCCTCATGCTGGACAAATTCACACTGCCGCGAACATCCGTAAGCTGCTCGAAGGCAGCGCTATTCGTGAGTCGCATCGTGGTCCGGACTGCAAGCGTGTGCAGGATGCCTACTCGCTGCGCTGCATCCCACAGGTTCATGGAGCAGTCCGCGATACGCTCGCTCACTGCCGTCGTACCTTTGAAATTGAGATGAACTCCGCCGTCGATAACCCGCTGGTTTTCCCTGCTCCCAAGCAAGTTGGAGCGAAAGACCAGTCGATCACGGGTGACGTAATCTCAGGTGGAAACTTTCACGGCGAACCGATCGCCTTTGCGCTGGATTTCCTGGCGATTGCGTTGAGCGCTCTGGCCGGAATCAGCGAGCGGCGAGTCGAGAGGCTCGTGAACCCGAGTTTGAATGAAGGTCTTCCGCCGTTTTTGGCCGGAGAGGCCGGCCTGAATTCCGGATTCATGATGATCCAGGTCACGGCCGCAGCCCTGGCAAGCGAGAACAAGGTGTTGGCGCATCCATCATCGGTGGATTCGATCACGACGAGTGGCAATAAGGAAGACTACGTATCCATGGGCATGGCGGCTGCGGTGAAGCTGAAGAAGGTCATCGAGAACACCCGCTACGTAGTAGCGATCGAGGCCATGGCTGCCGCCCAGGCCATTGACTTCCTGCTTCCGCTGAAGCCAAGCAAGCGCGGGCAGGCAGCGTATGAGGCGATCCGGTCAGTATCGCCGATGGTCAAGCATGACCGCATTCTGTCGGGCGATATTGCGAAGGTTGCAGACGTGATCGCCAGCGGAAGAGTGGCCGAGTCGCTGAAGTAA